One segment of Vibrio agarivorans DNA contains the following:
- a CDS encoding vWA domain-containing protein, producing MFDWQNWSLFFSQFHFIRPLWLIALFPAFVLIAIRWKSDTKEEWHTTLPPHLRRALTIKQTGWQRQLPLKVLSATITIAIITCAGPTWQREVSPFGEDKAEVVFLLDVSHSMMQTDVPPSRLDRAKHKIMDMIEYRSGGRNALIAFAGSAHVAMPMTYDQSVFAPFLTAIEPTIMPVSGKRVEQSLSALNTLLPDDTGATIVLVSDGVSASSIEMFAKFFQQTSHSLVVLAIGQPSSTSSNPTGYADLSRLVSEAGGNLVHLSVDNKDIEQVTRLVERNMQLNGDNKMPWKDMGYALLIPIALLSLLWFRKGWLVQWAVLIALGLPSYLVSPSAYAQTTDVPSIEATKVATPTQWQQWWWDLWMTRDQQGQRLMNRGQYLQAAHQFESLIYQGVAYYYGRDYQQAHHAFMAADSDLGDLYASMALARQREYLASRNLLQQLSEKPNLDSNLRLKVEQNLSAVKAIIEEVERYSESQMNTTDGAEESFEIGDNPQTSEGAEETVTEELLMKESLNANEILGSEALAQRWLDRIESDPSLFLQNKFYLQLEQQPTAGESQ from the coding sequence ATGTTTGATTGGCAAAACTGGTCACTATTTTTCTCACAATTTCACTTTATTCGACCACTATGGCTAATTGCGCTGTTCCCCGCTTTTGTCCTAATTGCGATTCGCTGGAAAAGTGACACCAAAGAGGAGTGGCATACCACACTGCCACCCCATCTGCGCCGAGCGTTGACTATCAAGCAAACAGGTTGGCAGCGTCAACTGCCTTTAAAGGTGCTAAGCGCGACAATCACTATTGCGATCATCACCTGTGCCGGCCCAACTTGGCAACGTGAAGTCTCCCCTTTTGGAGAGGATAAAGCAGAGGTAGTCTTCCTGCTCGATGTAAGCCATTCGATGATGCAGACAGATGTTCCACCGAGCCGTTTAGACCGAGCCAAACACAAAATCATGGATATGATTGAGTATCGATCCGGCGGAAGAAATGCACTCATCGCGTTTGCTGGAAGCGCACATGTCGCCATGCCAATGACCTACGACCAAAGCGTATTCGCTCCCTTCTTAACCGCGATTGAACCTACAATTATGCCGGTCTCAGGGAAGCGCGTTGAACAGAGCCTTTCTGCCTTGAACACCTTGCTGCCCGATGATACTGGTGCAACCATAGTGCTTGTTTCTGACGGGGTAAGCGCTTCTTCTATAGAGATGTTTGCTAAGTTTTTTCAACAGACGTCTCACTCCCTTGTTGTGCTCGCGATCGGCCAACCTAGTTCTACATCAAGCAATCCGACAGGGTATGCTGACCTTTCAAGACTGGTCAGTGAGGCAGGTGGAAACCTTGTTCATCTATCTGTCGACAATAAAGATATCGAACAAGTTACCCGACTCGTTGAGCGTAACATGCAATTAAATGGCGATAATAAAATGCCATGGAAAGATATGGGCTATGCCCTTCTGATACCAATTGCTCTGCTTTCGCTGCTTTGGTTCCGCAAGGGTTGGCTTGTTCAGTGGGCAGTCTTGATCGCCCTAGGACTGCCTAGTTACCTAGTTAGCCCTTCAGCCTATGCACAAACTACGGACGTCCCCAGCATAGAAGCCACAAAAGTCGCAACACCGACTCAGTGGCAGCAATGGTGGTGGGATTTGTGGATGACACGAGATCAGCAAGGTCAACGGTTGATGAACCGTGGTCAATATTTACAAGCGGCTCATCAATTCGAAAGCCTTATTTATCAAGGGGTGGCTTATTACTATGGTCGAGACTACCAACAAGCACATCATGCATTCATGGCCGCTGACTCTGATCTAGGCGACCTTTATGCTTCAATGGCACTGGCGCGCCAACGAGAATACCTTGCGTCTCGCAACTTACTGCAACAACTGAGTGAAAAACCAAACCTCGACTCAAACCTAAGGCTCAAGGTGGAGCAGAACCTATCCGCCGTCAAAGCGATAATCGAAGAGGTTGAACGTTATAGTGAAAGCCAAATGAACACGACCGATGGTGCCGAAGAGTCATTTGAAATTGGTGACAACCCACAAACCAGTGAAGGCGCAGAAGAGACGGTTACTGAAGAGTTATTGATGAAGGAATCACTCAATGCCAACGAGATTCTTGGTAGCGAAGCACTTGCACAGCGTTGGTTAGATCGCATTGAATCTGACCCTTCACTCTTTCTACAAAATAAGTTTTATCTGCAACTAGAGCAACAACCGACTGCAGGCGAATCCCAATGA
- a CDS encoding LysR family transcriptional regulator, with translation MKNNELNLIPIFVAVYEEQSLSRAATRLEISQPAVSKALSRLRDVYQDPLFNRSASGVEPTGFAADIYPAMAAALQNYKSTLISSRDFAAEQSNRVFSIACLSSISYHLLPEVFANIHQVAPNISLDIHPLFSEDYESDLRLGKYDLVLDLEPQGRTTLKTEVVLEGTYKVCCRGGHPRIKPGELTIEQFYQEEHIAMSRWHNRRHILSDLKLKPIEERKISYSAPGVLEAIPVVKISNYLALFPTSTAFECQKIHNFQVHDLPFDIPPQKVCSIWHPSRNHDAAHLWLRDQIRNTAKHLDFS, from the coding sequence ATGAAAAACAATGAGCTGAACTTAATCCCTATATTTGTTGCCGTTTATGAAGAGCAAAGCCTGTCCAGAGCGGCAACACGTTTAGAGATTAGCCAGCCAGCCGTCAGTAAAGCACTATCGAGATTACGTGACGTCTACCAAGATCCTCTCTTTAACCGCTCAGCATCAGGTGTCGAACCGACGGGTTTCGCAGCGGATATCTACCCAGCTATGGCTGCTGCTCTACAAAACTACAAATCGACTCTTATCTCTTCCCGAGACTTTGCCGCGGAGCAATCGAATCGGGTCTTCTCTATCGCGTGTTTATCATCGATATCCTATCATTTGCTACCCGAAGTATTTGCTAACATCCACCAAGTGGCACCGAATATCTCATTAGATATCCACCCTTTATTTTCAGAAGATTATGAGTCAGATTTACGTCTAGGAAAGTATGATTTGGTGCTAGATTTAGAGCCTCAAGGGCGAACAACGTTAAAAACCGAAGTCGTTTTGGAGGGAACATATAAAGTGTGTTGCCGGGGAGGACACCCGAGAATTAAACCTGGAGAGTTAACCATCGAGCAATTCTACCAAGAAGAGCACATTGCTATGTCTCGTTGGCACAATCGCCGTCACATTCTTTCCGACCTAAAATTGAAACCAATAGAAGAACGAAAAATCAGTTACAGTGCTCCTGGCGTACTAGAGGCCATTCCTGTCGTCAAAATATCGAACTACCTCGCATTATTTCCAACCTCAACAGCCTTTGAATGTCAGAAGATCCACAATTTTCAAGTGCATGATTTACCATTTGATATCCCACCTCAAAAAGTCTGTTCAATCTGGCACCCTAGCCGCAATCATGATGCCGCGCATTTGTGGTTAAGAGATCAAATACGCAACACCGCCAAGCACCTCGACTTTAGTTAG
- a CDS encoding formylglycine-generating enzyme family protein translates to MLTQHRILFPAAVAALLVLSGCAVQPEHPIAAAINSEMVLVEGGTYVRGSDSEDASHAERPAREVSVDSFYIAQFEVTQELFNSVMGSSMSFFQDDPQVPVNNLSWQHAVYFVEQLNELTGENYRLPTEAEWEFAANGGNLSQGFTYSGSNDIGDVAWYADNSNNRAHPVGQKQPNELGLYDMTGNVGEFVMDSFDDTFYRFGPVDNPANIRDEASHLAHKSVRGGSFAYEPELSENYRRDFASQSIIMSDMGLRLAKDAN, encoded by the coding sequence ATGCTGACCCAACATAGAATCTTATTCCCTGCTGCAGTGGCGGCATTACTAGTGTTGTCTGGGTGTGCTGTTCAACCCGAACACCCTATCGCTGCGGCGATTAATAGTGAAATGGTGTTGGTGGAAGGAGGGACTTATGTACGAGGCTCCGACTCTGAAGATGCATCCCATGCAGAGCGCCCAGCACGTGAGGTGAGTGTTGATAGCTTTTACATCGCGCAGTTTGAGGTGACTCAAGAGCTGTTTAATAGTGTTATGGGCTCATCAATGAGCTTTTTCCAAGATGACCCTCAGGTCCCAGTCAATAACTTAAGTTGGCAACACGCGGTCTATTTTGTCGAGCAGTTGAATGAGCTCACAGGAGAAAACTATCGTCTGCCGACAGAGGCAGAGTGGGAGTTTGCTGCAAACGGTGGCAATTTGAGTCAAGGCTTCACTTATTCGGGATCGAACGATATCGGCGATGTCGCTTGGTATGCAGATAATTCAAACAATCGCGCGCACCCTGTCGGTCAAAAGCAGCCAAATGAGCTAGGGCTATATGATATGACAGGCAATGTGGGCGAGTTTGTGATGGACTCTTTCGATGATACTTTTTATCGCTTTGGCCCAGTAGACAATCCCGCGAATATCAGAGATGAGGCGAGCCACCTTGCACACAAATCGGTTCGAGGCGGTAGCTTTGCTTACGAGCCGGAACTCTCTGAAAATTATCGTCGTGACTTTGCTTCTCAATCCATCATTATGTCAGACATGGGACTGCGCTTAGCAAAGGATGCTAACTAA
- a CDS encoding anaerobic sulfatase maturase has translation MLLSQGPQYNGKASKRLHVMAKPIGAVCNIDCTYCYYLSKQDLLEYKKGCSPQMDDAMLEAYIRQYIEAQNTPEIIFSWQGGEPTMLGLEYFERIVELQKKYQPAGVTISNDLQTNGTLLNDKWCQFLSTNNFLVGLSIDGPEMLHNAYRTNKAGKGTFKQVMAAVELLHKYNVNFATLTCVNNLTSRNPLEIYRFLRDEVRSPQVQFIPIVEQKSFRTTAPQNWQAEEQPKQGDKRLIPGNSNSVVEPWCVSDHAWGNFLITIFDEWVRNDLGKVFVQYFEASLEAWMGRRNPLCTLSDLCGKGLAMEPNGDVFTCDHYVYPEYKVGNIHHQKLDDIAFSGQQQKFGFDKSRTLTKQCQSCDYQFACHGECPKNRFITTKDGEQGLNYLCAGWHKFFAHVDKSMAYILRKTGHPVAHGKYSDSEMRKYYSSSAAPHYQTKF, from the coding sequence ATGCTGCTCTCTCAAGGTCCTCAATACAATGGTAAAGCGTCAAAACGACTGCACGTGATGGCAAAGCCTATTGGTGCGGTGTGCAATATTGACTGCACATATTGTTACTACCTGAGCAAACAAGATTTACTTGAGTATAAAAAAGGCTGCTCTCCTCAAATGGACGATGCGATGTTAGAAGCCTATATTCGCCAGTATATCGAAGCGCAAAATACCCCGGAGATCATTTTCTCTTGGCAGGGTGGAGAGCCTACAATGCTCGGATTGGAGTACTTTGAGCGCATTGTCGAGTTACAAAAGAAATACCAACCAGCAGGCGTTACCATCTCTAATGACTTGCAAACGAATGGCACCTTGCTCAATGACAAATGGTGCCAATTCTTATCGACCAACAATTTCTTAGTGGGCTTAAGTATTGATGGTCCTGAAATGCTGCATAACGCCTATCGAACCAATAAGGCGGGTAAAGGCACCTTCAAACAAGTCATGGCGGCCGTTGAGCTATTGCATAAATATAACGTCAACTTCGCGACTTTGACTTGCGTTAACAACCTTACCAGTCGTAACCCGCTTGAGATTTACCGCTTTTTACGTGATGAGGTACGTTCGCCGCAGGTGCAGTTTATTCCTATCGTAGAGCAAAAGTCATTTCGTACAACAGCACCACAAAACTGGCAAGCGGAAGAGCAACCTAAACAGGGTGACAAACGATTAATTCCGGGCAATTCAAACTCGGTTGTAGAACCATGGTGTGTCTCTGATCATGCTTGGGGTAACTTCCTGATTACCATTTTTGATGAATGGGTTCGCAATGACCTAGGTAAAGTCTTCGTTCAGTATTTTGAAGCGAGCTTAGAAGCTTGGATGGGCCGAAGAAACCCGCTTTGCACCTTAAGTGACCTATGCGGTAAAGGCTTAGCGATGGAGCCAAATGGCGATGTGTTTACCTGTGACCATTATGTTTACCCAGAATACAAAGTGGGCAACATCCACCACCAAAAACTCGATGATATTGCGTTCAGCGGCCAGCAACAAAAATTTGGCTTTGATAAATCACGCACACTCACTAAGCAGTGCCAAAGCTGTGACTATCAATTTGCCTGTCACGGAGAGTGCCCAAAGAACCGTTTCATCACCACCAAAGATGGTGAGCAAGGCCTTAATTACCTGTGCGCTGGCTGGCACAAGTTCTTTGCCCATGTGGATAAATCTATGGCGTATATCCTAAGAAAAACTGGTCACCCAGTGGCACATGGAAAATACAGCGATAGTGAGATGCGTAAATACTACTCATCATCAGCCGCCCCACACTACCAAACAAAGTTTTAA
- a CDS encoding tetratricopeptide repeat protein, translated as MKKTLVFCVATLLTFASAAQSTDSIPQSLDRAPEQQQEPMADMAQLSYQAQDTRLPVDERAQALRSLGQYPSQNGLVAVARALKDDNAQLREAAIIGAAPYQLPHRWKILEPLLSDEVKSVRLSAVMSLLPDYAQLDTAQRNTISSATQELLYFLPSQRDLESQLMLADTLRWTGEHQKAEQAYAKLLETAAERPEVWLNYSDNYRAQNKDQEAIDILDQAILALPKNGDFHYAKSLALVRLEKRTVAAEEMEKATTLSPDNSYYWFLNGVLQEPIDINQSIRSFETAYMLSGSSEHLYSVCDIYVRHGHTNSEVCLEALEQHAPAYVIEKLRAQMPN; from the coding sequence ATGAAAAAGACCCTCGTATTTTGTGTCGCCACTTTGCTCACCTTTGCGAGCGCTGCTCAATCGACTGATTCAATACCGCAAAGTCTTGATAGAGCGCCCGAGCAACAGCAAGAGCCAATGGCGGATATGGCCCAGCTCTCTTATCAAGCACAAGATACAAGGCTGCCTGTTGACGAGCGAGCTCAAGCCCTGAGATCGTTAGGGCAATACCCTAGCCAAAATGGCCTGGTCGCGGTTGCGAGAGCACTCAAAGATGACAATGCACAATTGCGAGAAGCCGCAATCATCGGTGCTGCACCCTATCAGCTCCCTCACCGCTGGAAGATACTTGAGCCGCTACTGAGTGATGAAGTTAAATCTGTGCGCCTGTCGGCCGTGATGAGCCTGTTGCCAGACTATGCGCAACTCGACACGGCTCAACGTAATACCATCTCATCAGCGACTCAGGAACTGCTCTATTTTCTCCCCTCACAGAGAGACTTAGAGTCACAACTTATGCTTGCCGATACGCTGCGCTGGACAGGAGAGCACCAGAAAGCAGAACAGGCGTATGCCAAACTACTCGAAACCGCAGCCGAGCGTCCAGAGGTCTGGTTGAACTACTCTGACAACTATCGCGCCCAAAACAAAGACCAAGAAGCCATCGATATACTCGACCAAGCGATCTTAGCTCTACCTAAAAATGGTGATTTTCACTATGCGAAATCTTTAGCGCTCGTGCGCTTAGAAAAACGAACGGTGGCAGCCGAAGAGATGGAGAAAGCCACCACATTATCACCAGACAACAGTTACTATTGGTTCCTCAACGGTGTGCTTCAAGAGCCTATTGATATTAATCAGTCGATACGTTCATTTGAAACAGCATACATGCTATCAGGTTCGTCTGAGCACCTTTACTCTGTGTGTGATATTTACGTCAGACATGGACATACCAACAGTGAGGTCTGCTTAGAGGCGCTTGAACAGCACGCACCGGCTTATGTAATCGAGAAATTACGAGCACAAATGCCCAACTAA
- a CDS encoding alkaline phosphatase family protein gives MKPLALSSLALGIMLAPQAAVAEQAQPKLVLQITVDALRGDLPDRFKHNFGEGGFNLLLDDGIHYTNAHYQHSNTETIVGHAALATGAPPAVNGMVGNLWYDRTQERVVYNIEDGNYNLLSSGGGVDQSTEIDSTQRAAQGDGRSPANIHTSTIGDEIVKAYHGQSRAFSVSFKDRGAVSLGGELGKAFWFSKSANAFVTSNYYYDENPSWVNEWNAKGFTQQYSGKRWELALPQEQYLFAGDGDVEYKVDLANFSRSFPHPYGPADFKYFTTLLSLSPAGDEIVADFAKSVIDAENLGQGDYPDYLSVSFSATDYVIHMYGPSSIEAEDNLIRLDRTLEDLFKHVDKTVGLDNTLIVLSADHGAPDVPGYVNALGGSKADYFGIEKMKQSGVFEAVQKRFGLGEDVVRQYADPYLYLNHELIESKGHSVADVQSVIARALENIDGIDQAITANDIMKGQLADTRINQLVTNNHHPIRSGDIYVVYDPNVYINDFDGLKVASVHGSPWRYDTYVPVIFAGMGMEGQRVTREVTPYDIAPTISQYLKITLPTGSTGDVLEEVVE, from the coding sequence ATGAAGCCACTTGCCCTAAGTTCACTTGCTCTCGGCATTATGCTTGCTCCACAAGCGGCAGTTGCCGAACAAGCCCAACCTAAACTTGTCCTTCAAATCACCGTCGATGCACTGCGTGGTGATCTGCCTGACCGCTTTAAGCACAATTTTGGAGAAGGCGGCTTTAACCTCCTTCTTGATGATGGCATCCACTACACCAATGCGCATTACCAACACTCGAACACTGAGACCATTGTGGGTCATGCCGCTCTTGCTACGGGCGCGCCACCCGCTGTTAATGGCATGGTAGGCAACCTGTGGTATGACCGTACACAAGAGCGTGTGGTTTACAATATCGAAGATGGAAATTACAACCTGCTTAGCTCAGGCGGTGGTGTTGACCAATCGACTGAGATCGACTCAACTCAGCGCGCAGCGCAAGGCGACGGACGCTCTCCTGCCAACATCCACACCTCGACCATTGGTGATGAAATTGTCAAAGCTTACCACGGCCAATCTCGAGCTTTTTCTGTGTCATTTAAAGACCGAGGCGCAGTCTCACTAGGTGGTGAGTTAGGCAAAGCATTTTGGTTCTCAAAGTCAGCAAACGCATTTGTCACCAGTAACTACTACTATGATGAGAATCCAAGCTGGGTCAACGAATGGAACGCCAAAGGCTTCACTCAGCAATACAGCGGTAAACGCTGGGAGCTGGCTCTACCTCAAGAGCAATACCTCTTCGCCGGAGATGGTGATGTGGAATATAAGGTCGATCTTGCCAACTTCAGCCGTAGCTTCCCTCACCCATATGGCCCAGCAGATTTCAAATACTTCACAACATTGCTTAGCTTGAGCCCAGCCGGTGATGAAATTGTCGCAGACTTTGCAAAATCAGTCATTGATGCCGAAAACCTTGGTCAAGGTGACTACCCTGATTATCTCTCGGTGAGCTTCTCAGCGACTGACTATGTGATTCATATGTACGGCCCATCGAGCATTGAAGCGGAAGACAATCTAATCCGTCTTGATCGCACGCTCGAAGATCTGTTTAAACATGTCGACAAAACGGTCGGCCTAGACAACACCTTGATTGTGCTTTCTGCAGACCATGGTGCTCCTGATGTTCCTGGTTATGTCAATGCATTAGGCGGCAGCAAAGCCGACTACTTCGGCATTGAAAAGATGAAGCAATCGGGCGTGTTTGAAGCAGTACAAAAACGCTTTGGCTTAGGTGAGGATGTCGTGCGTCAATACGCCGACCCATACCTCTACCTAAATCACGAGTTGATCGAGTCAAAAGGCCATAGTGTGGCTGACGTACAAAGTGTTATCGCTCGAGCTCTTGAAAACATTGATGGTATCGACCAAGCCATCACTGCCAATGACATCATGAAAGGCCAACTGGCTGACACTCGCATCAACCAACTCGTCACCAACAACCATCACCCAATTCGTTCAGGTGACATCTATGTGGTTTACGATCCGAACGTCTACATCAATGACTTCGATGGTCTAAAAGTCGCGTCAGTGCATGGTTCACCGTGGCGCTACGACACTTATGTCCCGGTTATTTTCGCCGGCATGGGAATGGAAGGTCAACGCGTTACGCGTGAGGTAACCCCTTATGATATTGCCCCGACAATCTCGCAGTATTTGAAGATTACTTTGCCAACGGGTTCGACTGGGGATGTGTTGGAAGAAGTCGTAGAGTAA
- a CDS encoding class I SAM-dependent DNA methyltransferase — protein sequence MALDWDAVAETWEHNEAVQTFADQVFASLSELTHISNKTILDFGCGTGLLSQQLAPMAKSIVALDSSEAMIEVLDEKNLSNVEPVVDILTRGLVAQHPAFRGQFDLVVASSVCGFVTSFSDVCDIIYSILEEDGLFVHWDWEAADDTEGLTKDRVEQVLSCVGFKEVTVQDAFTLQTEQGPQKVIMGIAKK from the coding sequence ATGGCACTAGATTGGGATGCTGTAGCGGAGACTTGGGAACATAACGAAGCAGTGCAAACCTTCGCTGACCAAGTATTTGCATCGCTCAGCGAGCTGACCCATATTTCCAACAAAACGATTCTAGACTTTGGTTGCGGCACCGGATTGCTGAGCCAACAGTTAGCGCCTATGGCAAAGAGCATTGTTGCTCTTGATAGCTCTGAGGCGATGATCGAAGTATTAGATGAAAAGAACTTATCTAACGTCGAGCCCGTTGTTGATATTCTGACTCGTGGTTTAGTGGCACAACACCCCGCTTTTCGTGGTCAGTTTGATTTAGTTGTCGCTTCTTCTGTTTGTGGTTTTGTCACGAGTTTCTCCGATGTGTGTGACATCATCTATTCGATTCTTGAAGAGGATGGTCTGTTTGTTCATTGGGATTGGGAGGCGGCTGACGACACAGAAGGCTTAACCAAAGATCGCGTAGAACAAGTGCTTTCTTGCGTTGGCTTTAAAGAGGTGACAGTGCAAGATGCCTTTACCTTGCAAACGGAACAAGGCCCACAAAAAGTGATCATGGGCATTGCCAAAAAATAG
- a CDS encoding LysR family transcriptional regulator: protein MNLSQLEAFYTVASTGSVSEAARQLECNRTKLSMAIKALEADLDTLLFERAGNHLELSEAGKAILKDSENMLATAARIRQTCAQANGEFSAELWVARDDAIPDDIWQEWAHTLNNQFPATSFNFVLASSGDLASLVESQQVDFAFGVDYERSDDPKLVFQPLGKIRMMSVCSSDHPLAQLRRVSDEKLRQYMQALMVYLNEKKNPALEPFALKHLGFTSFEFMRNTIIQENAWGVLPEPLIRTKLREQELSVIKHTYGLTQEDFCMFFPAGMAEEPGMSWLADQISDYLFTF, encoded by the coding sequence ATGAATTTATCGCAACTCGAAGCATTCTATACCGTCGCTTCAACCGGCTCAGTTTCTGAGGCTGCGAGACAGCTAGAATGTAATCGCACTAAGCTAAGCATGGCGATCAAAGCACTGGAAGCTGATTTAGATACCTTACTATTCGAGCGTGCGGGCAATCATCTTGAACTCTCAGAGGCGGGCAAGGCAATACTCAAAGACAGCGAAAACATGCTGGCTACGGCGGCACGCATCCGCCAAACCTGCGCACAAGCCAACGGAGAGTTCTCAGCTGAACTGTGGGTTGCCCGTGATGATGCGATTCCAGACGATATCTGGCAAGAGTGGGCACACACGCTCAATAATCAGTTCCCTGCCACATCCTTTAATTTTGTCTTAGCCTCAAGTGGAGACTTAGCCAGCCTAGTTGAATCACAACAAGTTGATTTTGCATTTGGAGTGGATTACGAGCGCAGCGATGATCCTAAGTTGGTCTTTCAGCCTTTAGGAAAAATTCGCATGATGTCGGTTTGCAGTAGCGATCACCCTCTGGCACAACTGCGTCGTGTGAGTGATGAGAAGCTGCGCCAATACATGCAAGCCCTCATGGTGTATCTCAATGAAAAGAAGAATCCGGCACTAGAGCCGTTTGCTCTAAAACACCTAGGCTTCACCAGCTTTGAGTTTATGCGCAACACCATTATTCAAGAAAACGCTTGGGGGGTACTGCCTGAGCCACTGATCCGAACCAAGTTGCGTGAACAGGAGCTCTCTGTCATTAAGCACACCTACGGGCTCACCCAAGAAGACTTCTGCATGTTCTTTCCTGCTGGAATGGCCGAAGAGCCGGGCATGTCGTGGCTAGCCGATCAAATCAGTGACTATCTATTTACTTTCTAA
- a CDS encoding cation diffusion facilitator family transporter has translation MCTQTLQNENKLLKFSAVLSLSFAVMGIVLGWLIGSLVIIFDGTYSLMSLLLTLVSLGASAYIAKPSKKHFPFGKAVLEPIVIAFKAVVILALVSTSLYSAITSLFNGGNDVDTGIAVLFGFINVAGCGFGWWYIGKQSSKFSSGLIEAEATQWKMDTLISVAVALGFIIAIVLTQTPFAHLAGYADPIMMLLMGAYFIKVPGEMLIGAMKELLKMSPTREVTQKVEKEVDALNQALNSDLEVAAVSKVGNELHVQVDVRTDEHQLDTRELSHTRKQLTNKLSSLSLDVNLTLNVAL, from the coding sequence ATGTGTACCCAAACCCTACAAAACGAGAATAAACTCCTTAAATTTTCTGCCGTGCTGTCACTTAGCTTTGCAGTCATGGGGATTGTGCTCGGCTGGCTGATTGGGTCACTTGTCATTATTTTTGACGGTACTTACTCTTTAATGAGTTTGTTACTGACGCTAGTCTCATTAGGTGCATCAGCTTATATTGCTAAACCGTCAAAAAAGCACTTCCCGTTTGGTAAAGCAGTCTTAGAACCAATTGTGATTGCGTTCAAAGCGGTTGTCATTTTAGCGCTCGTCTCAACCTCTCTTTATTCTGCCATCACTAGCCTATTTAATGGTGGCAATGACGTCGACACAGGTATCGCGGTTCTATTTGGCTTTATTAACGTAGCAGGCTGTGGTTTTGGTTGGTGGTATATCGGCAAACAGAGTAGCAAGTTTTCGTCTGGTCTTATTGAAGCCGAAGCAACCCAATGGAAAATGGACACCTTGATCAGTGTTGCAGTCGCACTCGGTTTTATAATTGCGATTGTGCTGACACAAACACCGTTCGCGCACCTAGCAGGCTATGCAGACCCTATAATGATGCTACTGATGGGTGCATACTTTATCAAAGTGCCTGGTGAGATGCTGATTGGTGCGATGAAAGAGCTCCTAAAAATGTCGCCAACCCGAGAAGTGACACAAAAGGTAGAAAAAGAAGTGGATGCCCTTAACCAAGCTTTGAACTCTGACCTAGAAGTCGCTGCGGTATCTAAAGTCGGCAATGAGCTGCATGTTCAAGTGGATGTTCGCACCGATGAACATCAACTGGATACGCGTGAACTGTCCCACACTCGTAAACAGTTAACCAACAAGCTCTCATCACTATCTCTCGATGTGAACCTGACATTGAACGTTGCACTTTAG